The following coding sequences lie in one Candidatus Eremiobacterota bacterium genomic window:
- a CDS encoding exo-alpha-sialidase produces the protein MSSVRVLVGTRKGAFVLTSDGKREEWKIDGPHFAGWEIYHVKGSPADPNRLYASQSSSWFGQIVQRSDDGGRSWNPVGNQFAYKGTPGTHLWYDGTPHPWEFARVWHFEPSLQDPDTVYAGVEDAALFRTTDGGQSWEELAALRTHTSATSWQPGAGGMCLHTIILDPSDANRIVIAISAAGAFRSDDAGATWRPINRGLKSNSIPQQEAEVGHCVHRIAMHPSKPQALFMQKHWDVMRSDDGGESWREVSGNLPTDFGFPIDVHAHEPETIYVVPIKSDSEHFPIGGQLRVYRSRTGGDDWEPLTKGLPQANCYVNVLRDAMSVDSLDSCGVYFGTTGGQVYLSPDAGENWSAIVRDLPAVLSVEVQTLP, from the coding sequence ATGAGTTCGGTGCGAGTTTTGGTCGGAACGCGCAAAGGCGCGTTCGTGTTGACATCCGACGGAAAGCGTGAAGAATGGAAAATTGACGGCCCGCATTTCGCGGGCTGGGAAATTTATCACGTCAAAGGGTCGCCGGCCGATCCCAACCGGCTCTATGCGTCGCAATCATCGAGTTGGTTCGGGCAAATCGTTCAGCGTTCCGACGACGGCGGCCGCAGCTGGAATCCGGTGGGTAATCAGTTCGCATACAAGGGAACGCCGGGAACGCACCTTTGGTACGACGGCACGCCGCATCCGTGGGAGTTTGCGCGCGTGTGGCATTTCGAGCCGTCGTTGCAGGATCCCGACACCGTTTATGCCGGGGTCGAAGACGCCGCACTCTTCCGCACGACCGACGGCGGTCAGAGTTGGGAAGAACTTGCCGCCCTACGAACGCATACGTCGGCGACGAGTTGGCAACCCGGCGCGGGCGGAATGTGCCTGCACACCATCATCCTCGATCCATCCGATGCCAACCGAATCGTCATCGCCATCTCCGCCGCCGGCGCTTTTCGCAGCGACGACGCCGGCGCTACGTGGCGCCCGATCAATCGCGGCCTCAAATCGAACAGCATTCCACAACAAGAGGCGGAGGTCGGCCACTGCGTGCATCGCATCGCGATGCATCCCTCCAAGCCCCAGGCGCTCTTCATGCAAAAACACTGGGACGTCATGCGCAGCGACGATGGCGGCGAATCGTGGCGCGAAGTCAGCGGCAACTTACCGACCGACTTCGGTTTCCCAATCGACGTGCACGCACACGAACCGGAAACCATTTATGTCGTACCGATCAAGAGCGATTCCGAACACTTCCCGATCGGCGGCCAATTACGCGTCTATCGCAGCCGAACGGGCGGCGACGACTGGGAGCCCTTGACGAAGGGTCTCCCGCAGGCCAACTGTTACGTCAACGTCTTGCGCGACGCGATGTCGGTCGACTCGCTCGATTCCTGTGGAGTCTACTTCGGCACGACGGGAGGCCAAGTCTATCTTTCACCCGATGCCGGCGAGAACTGGAGCGCAATCGTACGCGATTTGCCGGCGGTCCTGTCGGTCGAAGTGCAAACGCTGCCGTGA
- a CDS encoding exo-alpha-sialidase: MRLAVAVLASLIVGCDGSRNTTLSAPSTAIFGPPEKIGYSNGDDWEPAMTADNFGHLYVAFAHASLAQERRGIYHTQMLVQRSDDAGTTWNTPVAVATAAPIQSEGQFDPWFTLAPDGQTLSFGFLQGYPDAPVDIVSSTNFGATWSAPPRSVSRLAPPLDKVVLVSRGSLMAVGYTDYHSHIVASVSINSGITWTTHIVAKLAGLTNSSQVLVSGGGIDSESNIYFTWDAVWSATHKPAPAAVWITKSANLGATWTTTNLAYSGLPPSCTQCQDKWFFAPQINMQIGSDDAIYAFWNATAPSEHEHNGGLERVYFAKSADHGKSFSTPADVSDAPRTATHCFPAVVSGPTAGDVRLAWMDTRTGSWNVYYKYSTNGGESFSGSSTQLSSGPAADFGIPYGDYMQMAVDVNNMTHAAWGEDTNQKNPGNIWIVNQTR, encoded by the coding sequence GTGCGTCTCGCTGTTGCGGTGTTGGCAAGTCTGATCGTCGGCTGCGATGGTAGTCGGAACACGACGCTCTCCGCACCTAGCACCGCGATCTTTGGCCCTCCGGAGAAGATCGGCTATTCAAACGGCGACGACTGGGAGCCCGCGATGACTGCCGACAACTTCGGCCACCTCTACGTCGCCTTCGCGCATGCGAGCCTAGCGCAAGAGCGGCGGGGCATATACCACACGCAGATGCTGGTACAACGCTCCGATGACGCAGGTACGACCTGGAATACCCCTGTCGCCGTGGCGACGGCGGCTCCGATTCAAAGCGAAGGTCAATTCGATCCTTGGTTCACGCTGGCGCCTGACGGCCAAACCTTGAGCTTCGGCTTTTTACAAGGGTATCCGGATGCGCCGGTCGACATCGTTTCATCGACGAATTTCGGAGCGACGTGGTCGGCGCCGCCGAGGAGTGTTTCGCGTCTGGCGCCACCGCTGGATAAAGTCGTGCTCGTTTCGCGGGGATCGCTCATGGCGGTCGGCTATACAGATTATCATTCGCATATCGTGGCATCGGTCTCAATCAATTCGGGAATTACATGGACGACGCATATCGTTGCGAAGCTTGCGGGCTTAACGAACTCCTCGCAGGTGCTCGTGTCGGGTGGCGGCATCGACTCAGAAAGCAACATCTACTTTACTTGGGACGCGGTATGGAGCGCCACGCACAAGCCAGCGCCTGCGGCCGTCTGGATAACGAAATCTGCGAACCTCGGCGCGACTTGGACCACCACGAATCTCGCGTACAGCGGACTTCCGCCAAGCTGCACGCAGTGTCAAGACAAGTGGTTCTTCGCACCGCAAATCAACATGCAGATCGGCTCCGACGATGCCATCTATGCATTTTGGAACGCTACCGCCCCAAGCGAACACGAGCATAACGGTGGACTTGAGCGCGTCTACTTTGCGAAGTCGGCCGATCATGGGAAGTCGTTTTCTACTCCGGCCGACGTCTCAGACGCGCCGAGAACCGCGACGCATTGTTTTCCAGCCGTCGTCAGCGGTCCAACGGCGGGGGACGTTCGACTTGCGTGGATGGACACGCGGACCGGCTCCTGGAACGTTTATTACAAATACAGCACGAACGGCGGCGAGTCGTTCAGCGGCTCGAGTACTCAGCTTTCATCGGGTCCGGCGGCAGACTTCGGCATTCCATACGGCGACTACATGCAGATGGCCGTCGACGTCAACAACATGACGCACGCCGCCTGGGGGGAAGATACGAATCAGAAGAACCCGGGCAACATCTGGATCGTCAACCAAACCCGCTGA
- a CDS encoding GNAT family N-acetyltransferase: MTTLEVVEAGDADVHDLARLFDAYRVFYGRSSGLERAHDFVTERLRSQVTRFFIAKTNGVAIGFVHLLPSFDTLAMRPMWILEDLFVDPAQRRQGAGSALLRQAEQFARESHASKLSLTTAKSNDLAQRLYVAHGYRRDELFWTYHRILD, translated from the coding sequence GTGACTACACTCGAAGTTGTTGAGGCCGGCGATGCCGACGTCCACGATCTTGCGAGGCTCTTCGATGCCTATCGCGTGTTCTACGGGCGCTCCTCGGGTTTGGAGCGCGCGCACGACTTCGTCACCGAGCGCTTACGGTCGCAAGTCACGCGTTTTTTCATCGCCAAGACAAACGGCGTCGCGATCGGCTTTGTCCACTTGCTCCCGTCGTTCGACACGCTCGCAATGCGGCCGATGTGGATCCTTGAAGACCTTTTTGTCGATCCGGCGCAACGCCGACAGGGCGCCGGCTCCGCGTTGCTGCGCCAGGCGGAGCAGTTTGCACGCGAATCGCATGCTTCCAAGCTGAGCCTCACGACGGCGAAATCAAATGACCTCGCGCAGCGACTCTATGTCGCTCACGGCTATCGCCGCGATGAACTCTTTTGGACATACCACCGAATACTCGATTAA
- a CDS encoding DEAD/DEAH box helicase — translation MQFISSLDTYADDLAAQAVWARLRDLVNGQDGYCFYKHPLFASITYQAPDLTLLARSYAPLVIVLVRASADEIQQVEQQTWTIEGQPVDSPLLQLEDFVVGLRERFSKDRSLRGFPTPIGAMVAPSIRSTVLRELVAEVVAGLTFAPVLIGEGADMTSALSRHDIDETTWLRAKSVFQGANILTKAPGGEVAFATDRMGVAIRNLEREIALLDEEQLKVAIQIAPGPQRIRGLAGTGKTVVLAMKAALLHLRYPDKLVLFTFHTQSLYNQARNLITKFYRQVRDVDPDWEHLHIRHSWGSRARSGVYSDICRRQGQAPLTFREAASRDPGSPLRACCNHVLNSTIDSTYDYILVDEAQDFPAEYFQVLARLLTYEKRVYFAYDELQSLTSVEIPRPEELFGNDANGRPYIEFNLSEDYPGEIEKDLVLRRSYRCPLETLVLAHGIGLGIHGPHGIVQMVSDRASWESFGYEVRGELEPGQNVEIHRPAENSPNRVLALYNGAEPIVQVQSFGDREAELAWVAASIERDIRTNAVKPEDIVVVCLDSRRARAFLPRIQRTLERAGISSIIPGLFDQSSEFAEPGHVTLSTVYRAKGNEAPVVYIAAFDALYSYTDEIENRNRAFTSMSRSKGWLRITGSGILMTEAAQELARVQQDVPSLRFTFPDLRDLRIRRLDASETSRRLKEVKRATRAVDALLSLERNALTELDPKMIAHLKRMLAEVDVEPE, via the coding sequence GTGCAGTTCATCTCGTCGCTCGACACGTATGCCGACGACTTGGCGGCGCAAGCGGTATGGGCACGGCTTCGGGATCTCGTAAACGGTCAAGACGGCTACTGCTTTTACAAGCACCCGCTATTCGCGTCAATTACGTATCAGGCGCCAGACCTTACTCTGCTCGCCCGCAGCTATGCTCCACTCGTAATAGTCCTTGTGCGCGCATCGGCGGACGAGATTCAGCAGGTTGAGCAGCAGACGTGGACCATAGAAGGGCAGCCTGTCGATTCGCCGCTCCTGCAACTCGAAGACTTTGTGGTCGGATTGCGCGAGCGATTCTCCAAAGACCGCTCCCTGCGTGGCTTTCCCACACCGATCGGAGCAATGGTTGCGCCGTCGATTCGCTCGACCGTCCTCCGCGAGCTAGTGGCTGAAGTCGTTGCGGGACTGACCTTCGCGCCAGTATTGATCGGAGAGGGTGCCGATATGACCAGCGCCCTATCACGGCATGACATCGATGAGACAACATGGCTACGCGCGAAGTCGGTGTTCCAAGGGGCCAATATACTTACAAAGGCACCTGGCGGCGAAGTCGCATTTGCGACGGATCGTATGGGGGTTGCGATCCGAAACTTGGAACGCGAGATAGCCCTCCTTGACGAGGAGCAGCTTAAGGTAGCGATTCAGATCGCGCCTGGGCCGCAGAGAATTCGCGGGTTAGCTGGCACCGGAAAGACCGTCGTACTCGCGATGAAAGCCGCGCTACTTCACCTCCGGTATCCAGATAAACTGGTGCTATTCACATTTCACACGCAAAGTCTTTACAATCAAGCGCGCAATCTCATTACGAAATTCTACCGGCAAGTCAGGGACGTCGATCCTGACTGGGAGCACTTGCACATTCGGCACAGTTGGGGAAGTCGCGCGAGGTCCGGAGTCTACTCGGATATTTGCCGGCGGCAAGGCCAAGCGCCCTTAACTTTCCGTGAAGCCGCATCCCGTGATCCCGGATCGCCGCTTCGCGCGTGCTGCAATCACGTCCTCAACAGCACGATTGACTCAACGTACGACTACATACTTGTCGACGAGGCACAGGACTTTCCAGCAGAGTATTTTCAGGTGCTCGCGCGCCTTCTCACGTATGAGAAGCGAGTGTATTTCGCTTACGATGAGTTGCAAAGTTTGACATCGGTGGAGATCCCACGGCCGGAAGAACTCTTCGGAAATGACGCAAACGGACGCCCCTATATCGAATTTAACCTTAGTGAAGATTACCCTGGCGAGATCGAAAAGGACTTGGTGCTGCGGCGCTCCTATCGTTGCCCGTTAGAGACGCTCGTCTTGGCACATGGGATCGGGCTTGGTATCCACGGGCCTCACGGAATAGTTCAAATGGTGTCCGATCGCGCCTCGTGGGAGTCGTTTGGCTATGAAGTGCGAGGCGAACTTGAACCCGGACAAAATGTTGAAATCCACCGCCCCGCAGAGAACAGTCCGAACCGTGTCTTGGCTTTGTATAACGGCGCTGAGCCAATCGTGCAAGTGCAAAGTTTTGGCGATCGCGAAGCAGAACTAGCATGGGTCGCTGCATCAATAGAACGCGACATTCGTACAAACGCGGTGAAGCCAGAAGACATTGTGGTTGTGTGCCTCGACTCTAGGCGCGCTCGAGCATTCTTGCCGCGGATACAGCGGACGCTTGAGCGCGCCGGCATTTCCTCCATCATTCCGGGACTCTTTGATCAATCGTCAGAGTTTGCTGAGCCCGGTCATGTTACGCTTTCTACAGTATATCGCGCCAAAGGCAATGAAGCTCCTGTTGTGTATATCGCCGCGTTTGATGCGCTTTACAGTTACACGGATGAAATCGAGAATCGTAATCGAGCTTTCACCTCGATGTCCCGGTCAAAGGGCTGGCTGCGAATCACCGGCAGCGGAATACTGATGACCGAAGCGGCACAGGAGCTTGCTCGCGTCCAGCAGGATGTACCTTCGCTGCGCTTTACGTTCCCAGATCTCCGCGATCTAAGAATTCGTCGGCTCGACGCCTCGGAAACATCGAGACGGCTCAAAGAAGTTAAACGTGCAACTCGCGCGGTTGACGCACTCCTAAGCCTTGAGCGTAATGCTTTGACCGAGCTTGATCCAAAAATGATAGCGCATTTGAAGCGAATGCTTGCCGAGGTCGACGTTGAACCCGAATGA
- a CDS encoding DUF2290 domain-containing protein: protein MAEWVGILKNANFCRSPGAEHIVTWDGYQDAPRIEDIVPRSLVADMARRGQYSFQMVEDDSIFQLQYEFNRRDTAQRARLAFYMLVPESTPDELDDATYAQFSEEYGQEDEEAPEQLETVIPRLEPGSDLGEEFVGAEDASAPWLRIDYDLQAARGAIHAPCHMHINGFSAARLPVNGVPSPRQFVDLILSLAYPAVFRRHFDNAGNLVDENRFRNLHGEVIRCERLAHVRYVTHLFVPGHGP, encoded by the coding sequence ATGGCCGAGTGGGTCGGTATTCTAAAGAACGCGAACTTTTGCCGATCTCCAGGCGCAGAGCACATCGTAACTTGGGACGGTTACCAAGACGCTCCTCGTATCGAGGACATCGTGCCCCGCTCACTCGTGGCTGACATGGCGCGGCGAGGCCAATACTCGTTCCAGATGGTCGAAGACGATTCAATCTTTCAGCTTCAGTACGAGTTCAACCGCCGGGACACGGCGCAGCGTGCCCGGCTCGCTTTTTACATGCTGGTGCCGGAAAGCACGCCTGACGAATTAGACGACGCGACCTACGCGCAGTTCTCAGAAGAGTATGGCCAAGAAGATGAGGAAGCGCCAGAACAGTTGGAAACTGTCATTCCGCGCTTAGAGCCGGGCTCCGACTTAGGGGAGGAATTTGTTGGCGCTGAGGACGCTTCGGCGCCTTGGCTGAGAATAGATTACGACCTTCAAGCCGCACGTGGCGCCATTCATGCTCCCTGCCACATGCACATTAATGGCTTCAGCGCCGCTCGTCTACCGGTGAACGGCGTTCCAAGTCCGCGGCAGTTCGTTGACTTGATCCTTTCATTGGCTTACCCTGCTGTTTTTAGGCGTCATTTTGATAATGCCGGCAATCTGGTGGACGAGAATCGCTTCCGAAATTTGCACGGCGAGGTTATCCGTTGTGAGCGGCTCGCCCATGTACGATATGTTACGCACCTCTTTGTTCCCGGGCATGGCCCCTGA